In Populus nigra chromosome 1, ddPopNigr1.1, whole genome shotgun sequence, one genomic interval encodes:
- the LOC133690669 gene encoding 1-acyl-sn-glycerol-3-phosphate acyltransferase 3: MAWPAVLVIVPVGIIFILSGLIVNLIQAVLFILVRPVSKSLHRRINKIVAELLWLELIVLVDWWANLKIEVYAEDETFELLGKEHALVISNHNSDLDWLVGWILAQRSGCLGSALAVMKKEAKVLPIIGWSMWFSDYVFLERSWGKDERILQSGFDRLADFPMPFWLALFVEGTRFTQAKLLAAQEFAASRGIPVPRNVLIPRTKGFVSAVTHLRSFVPAIYDATVAVANSQPAPTFLRIFRGQSSVIKVLLERHSMQELPETADGIAQWCKDAFVTKDAVLEKYFSKDIFSDKKLQDIGRPKKSLFVMIFWSSLLAYATVRLFQWLSLFLASWEVIAFSIAFLFLVTIIMQILIQSSESERSTPATNFTLSEGTRQRLLPR, from the exons ATGGCGTGGCCAGCTGTACTCGTTATTGTCCCTGTTGGAATCATTTTCATACTCTCTGGTCTCATTGTTAATCTCATCCAG GCAGTTCTTTTCATCCTTGTTCGTCCCGTGTCCAAGAGTCTGCACAGAAGGATCAACAAAATAGTTGCAGAATTGCTTTGGTTGGAGCTCATAGTGCTCGTTGATTGGTGGGCAAATCTGAAG ATTGAAGTGTATGCAGAAGATGAAACTTTTGAATTGCTAG GTAAAGAACATGCGCTTGTCATTAGCAATCACAACAGTGACCTTGATTGGCTTGTTGGATGGATCTTAGCTCAG CGCTCAGGTTGCCTTGGCAGTGCACTGGCTGTCATGAAGAAAGAAGCTAAAGTCCTGCCT ATTATTGGCTGGTCAATGTGGTTTTCTGATTATGTGTTTCTGGAAAGAAGTTGGGGTAAGGATGAAAGAATATTGCAG TCAGGTTTTGATCGGCTAGCAGATTTTCCGATGCCTTTTTGGCTGGCTCTTTTTGTGGAGGGAACTCGCTTCACACAGGCTAAACTTCTAGCGGCACAGGAATTTGCTGCTTCCAGAGGAATTCCTGTTCCTAGAAATGTTTTGATTCCACGTACCAAG GGTTTCGTGTCAGCAGTAACTCATTTGCGTTCATTTGTTCCAGCAATTTATGATGCAACAGTGGCTGTTGCGAATAGTCAGCCTGCACCAACATTCCTGAGAATATTCAGGGGTCAATCCTCTGTG ATAAAGGTGCTTTTGGAGCGACATTCAATGCAGGAACTTCCAGAAACAGCCGATGGAATAGCTCAATGGTGCAAAGATGCATTTGTGACCAAG GATGCTGTGTTGGAGAAATATTTTTCCAAGGACATCTTCAGTGATAAGAAACTTCAAGACATTGGCCGACCTAAGAAGTCTTTGTTT GTTATGATTTTCTGGTCAAGTCTGCTTGCCTATGCCACTGTCAGGTTATTCCAATGGCTGTCATTATTCCTAGCCTCATGGGAAGtcattgcattttcaattgcttttttgttCCTCGTGACAATTATTATGCAAATTCTTATTCAATCATCGGAGTCAGAGCGCTCTACGCCCGCAACCAATTTCACATTATCGGAAGGAACGAGGCAGAGGCTCCTTCCAAGATAA